DNA sequence from the Phycisphaerae bacterium genome:
TCACGGACCTCTCGGCCGAAAACAAGCCCGGCTTCCGCGCCGCTTCGGCAGGTCCACTATCGTATTGCCGCCCCAGCACGTCATTCTGACACAAATCGCCAGCATGGGCGATGGGGCGTTCAGCCATCCCAAGACCCCTTGAACCCGAGCCGGTGGACGGAACGATCCAGCTCGTCCCTCGTGGCCTTCATGTCGGGCAGGGGCAATGCACCCAGGCCGAAGAAACGGTCAGGATGCTGTCTCACGACGTTCGCTACAAAGTCGTTGGCGATCCTGGCCACCGCAGGGCCGTCCGCGCCAAACCACTCCAGCCCCGGATCGTTGATACTCAATGCGGTCTTGGCAATGCCGCTGGCATCCATGGCCGCCAGCTTAGCCTCGACGTTCATGTGATCGGACGTGATCCGGCGGTTCCAGTCTCCCATCCGGACGTACTGGTCGTTGTCCTTCCGATAGACCACCCGATCTGCCGTCCGCTTCTCCATCAGCTTCACGATCTCCGGACAACAGATGGCTTTGGCAGTCGATGGCGCCTGGATTGCCGCCGGAAGCTGGTTTCTCCGCGGCCGCCCCTTGCACCGGTCGCATCCTCAAACCAACGGTCGCAAGAGCCACCAAAGCCGAGCCCGCTGTCGTGACGAGGTCCCGTCGGGAGTTCTTCACAGGATCACTTCAGTTCCCGTTCGACCGATCTGGAGCATCTCTGGCCACGTCCGGCGCCCACCAGATGACGATCATGCCGAGTGCATAGATCAGCCCGGTGGCGGCACCGACCTTCGAGAAATCGCCGCCGAAGCCCGCCACCAGCGTTCCGGCCATGAACACGCCGAATGCCGTCGCGAAGCGCCCGACATTGTACGCGATGCCACTGCCGGTCGCGCGGACGGTCGTTGGGAACAGCTCGGGCAGGTAGAGCGGCAGCCACCCGAAGAAAAGCGTCGCCACGAAACCCTGCACGAAGACTGTTGGCAGGAACGCCGCCTGCAGGGGGGAGGTCAACAGGAACAGCCCGCAGGTCAGTGCCGCAGAGCCCAGGCTGATCAGGAAATACGACGCCCGCCGGCCCAGCAGAGCCGCAAGCTGCGCTCCGAAGAAACTCCCCAGCGCTGCCCCCAGTGCCCAGTATCCCTGGGTGACCGCTTTGTAGCCCGGCTGGGCCGCGCCGCCGATGGCGTCGGCCCACGGGATCATCCACTTGCTGGCCGCCCATGCTCCGATCATAGGAATCGAGCCGAGCAGGATTCCGATCCCCGTGATTCGAAGCAGTGGCGGCGTGACGAGCTGTCGGAGCGGAGTTCGCGTCGTTTTCTTCACGCCGCGCGATACCATCCACTGTGGCGACTCCGGCACGAACCACAGTGCCGCCACGCCCAGCAAGCCCGGCACCGCGCTGATGCCGAACAACCATCGCCAGGAGTCCGGGGTGATGTGCCAAAGCCGGCCGATCTGCGAGAGCATCAGGATGCCGACGTTGATGCCCGCGCCGACGATGCCGGCCACGACCGGGCGAGACATCTTCGGCCACGACTCGTAGACCAGCGCCACGCCGTTGGGCCACATGCCCCCGATGCCCAGACCCACCAGAAATCGCAGCACCAGCATCTGTTCCAGGCTCTTCACCAGGAAACCCGCGCCGGCGAAAATCGAGTAGAACAGGATGCTCACGCCCATTGCCCGCGTGCGGCCGGTGCGGTCGCCGAGTTGGCCGAACCAGATGCCGCCGCACGCCGCGCCCAGCATCATGCTCGCGGTCAGCCGGGCGAACCATTCACCGCCCAGCACGTCGGTGTACGCCGCCCCCAGCAGCCCCTTGGTGACGGATACCGAGGCGATCGGCATCAGCCCCAGCTCGAAGCCGTCGAACAGCAGCCCTCCGAACGCGGCGAGCAGGACGACGAGGCGGGCCCGGCGGGACAGCGGCGGAAACGATGGCGCGGCGCTGCCGAGGGACTCTGTCACCTGATTTGCTCCAGCAAGGTGCAGAACAACTTGAACTCACGGGCAAGATCACTGGCAAGATCGAGCGTGTCGCGCTCGGGCGAGTCGTGGATCAGCATACCGTATCGCAGCCGAAGACTTTCGCGGGGTTTGACAACAACTCTGCTCTCATCGCCCGCCTTGAAGCACTGGCGCCCGAACGGATTGGCCGCAACGAAGCCGTAATCGCGAGCATGATAGCGGCTCGGCCGGAAGTTATCCGGGGCACACATCACGGTCATACCCACCCGCCGGCCGTCGATTGCGCCGCTGTAGTCGCACCAGTCGGCCGGCTGGCCCCAGATCTGGGCCTCATTGCGGCGGCCATGGGCGTCGAGCATCGTCCCACCTGATCTGACCGTGATGGGGCTCGCCACTCGGATTCCCAGCCCCATTTCTTCCTGGTCGCCGAACCAGAGTTCCTTGTCCGACGTGAATGTCGAATCCCACAGCAGCAGGTAGCCGCAGGGTCGGACCGCAATGGTATACCGCGCCGTCTCGCGGCACACCGTGCCGCCGTCGGTACCCCCGGCCAGGTAACGATTTCGCACGGCGAACGAACCCCGCCCCCGGCCGCCGGTCGGCCGCCGCTCAAACGCCTCGTGAACTACGCGGGCCTTGTTGCGCCAGAAGTCCGAACCGCTCAGGTCTCCGAAGGCCATCCAGATGCCGGGGTGAAGTTCCTCGTGATCGGTCGGATCCACGCCGGCTACCGGCGGATGGTTGCGCGTAACCTGGATGCCGCCGAGGGTTCGCAGGTGAGCAAAGTACGGCCGCGGGATTTGCGGGTCGGTATAGCGGTAGGTCGCGACCGGCTTGCCATCCGCAAGAACCTCGATGCGACCGGTTTGCTCGCGGAAGCTCATGAGGCAATCACCCGAGTTCGAGCAACCGACGGACGTGAAGGCGAGCAGGGCACCTGCCAGAACGCATCTCGCGGCATCCTTCATCGGCGTGTCTCCTTGAATACTGATGCTGAGAGCACTAGCGACGAAAAGTCAGGTTTTCGGCACGGCCCAGTGCCCGCCAGCCCGGTATTCCCGCGACAGCATCGCGTTGGCCTCCTCGTCACCAACGATGCGTTCCGTCGCCGGGTCGAAGCGCAGCGGACGGCCCAGACGGGCGCCGATATTTGCGAGGTGTATGAGAACGCCCGTCTGGTGTGCGCCCTGCACGTCCGAGTTCGGCCGGGCGCCCGAACGGATGCACTCCATCCAGTTCTGCTGGTGCACATCGCACGAGTTGCCCTGGCCCCAGTTGATCTTGACGTCGAGCGGCTTGTTACCGGGCCCCACCACCTTGAACCTGCCGTGCTTGCTGAAGAACATGGTACCCTTCGTTCCGTAGAACTCCGCGCCGTTCTCCGTATCGTACGGCTGGGCCGGTGACCAGAGGCGCTGCTCGAAAACCAGTGTCCGCTTGCCGCCGACCTTGCCATCGCCCGGGTACTCGAAGATCACCTGCATGGTGTCGGGGAACTGCTGGTCGTCGTCGAAGAAGAGCTTGTCACCCACAGAAGTCACACGGCTGGGGTGCGTGTTGACGCCCAGAGCCCACCGGGCGTAGTCGACCTCGTGCGTGCCGTCGTTGCCCATGTCGCCGGTTCCGAAGTTGTACCACCAGTGCCAGCTATAGTGGTGGCAGTTCTTCCGGAAAGGCACCATCTCCGCCGGACCAACCCACAGGTCATAATCAAAGCCCACCGGCGGTTCCGTGGGCGACTCATGGCCGATGTTCTGGCGTCGCTGGATGTTCCACGCCTTCGTCATCAGCACTTCGCCGATGATTCCGTCGCGCAGGAGCCGCATGGCCTGGATAGCACCCGGGTTCGAACGCGTCTGCGTTCCGTGCTGAAAGACGCGCCTGTGCCGCTTGACGGCCTCGGTCAGGAGCCGGCCCTCGCGCAGGTTGTGCGAGCAGGGCTTCTCCAGGTAAACGTGCTTACCGGCCTCCATGGCAAGAAGGGCTGCCGGCGCATGCCAATGGTCGGGCGTCGCGATGATGACCGCATCCACCGAATGGTCATCCAGAACGGCGCGCAGGTCCTTGACGGCCTTAGGGCCGCCGGTCGCTTTGGCCGCTTCCTCCCGGCGGTTGTCGTCCGGATCACATACATAGGCCAGGGTCGCTCCAGCCGCGCGGGCGATGTTCGCAGCGTGGCCTTTGCCCTGGCCGCCGCAACCGATGACGCCGACAACGAGCCGATCATTGGCTCCGGCGGCCCGCGCGACCGGCGATGCCTTCAACGACGATGCCCCGGCGACACCCGTCGCAGAGGCTTTCAGAAACGACCGACGTGTGAACGTGTTCATGGCAGATCACCAGCTCCGATCCTGTGGAAAAGCCTCTTCACGCTTGCCCCGCGCGGGACGATTCCCTTCGCCACACGTCAAACGCACGAATCACGGCGCTGTTGTCAAGGTCGCCGTAGCCCGCGCGTTCCGCCGCTTCAAGCAACTGCCGATGAGCATCCGTAAGCGGCAGTAGCTGTCCTCCCTGCGCGGCCGCATCGAGGATCAGGCGGATGTCCTTCAAGTGCTGCGAAAGTCTCGCCTGGACGGCAAAATCACCGTCTAGCATCTTGCGGCCCTTGGTGTCCATGATCCGCGAGTAAGCCATCGTGCCCATCAGCACTTCTAGGGCCCGCTTCGGGCTGACCCCGATGGCCTCCGCAAACACAAGCCCCTCGGCTAGGGCCGCGCGGTTCAAACCGAGGACCAGGTTGGAGACCAGCTTCATCCTTGCTCCGCTACCCCAGGGGCCGACATAGAAGGCCTTCTGTACCAGGCACCGGAACAAGTCTTCGCATGCGTCGTATGTCGCACGCGGACCACCGACGATGGCTGTGGCCTCTCCGCGCCGTGTCTGCTCGCTGGAACCGGAGATGGGGGCGTCGAGGTAGAAAACACCCTGCTCCTTGAGTCGCGTCCCGAGCCGGGCGGTCTGGGCCGGTTCGCCGGTGGTCGTGTCAATGAGGATCTGGCCGGGCCGGAGACTGCCGTTCATCTCGCCGAGGACTTCCTCGACGGTATCAGTGGTGTAAAGGCTGACGATCACCCGGTCGCAGACGGCCGGCGGCCGGTCCGCCCAGCGAGCGCCGCGGGCGATCAGCGGCCCTGCCTTCTCCCGCGTGCGATTCCAGACATGCACGGCGTACCCGGCATCCAGCAGACGCTCCGTCATGGCCGTGCCCATGAGGCCCAAACCGATCATGCCCACAGGTTCACATTGCATTCGTCACCATCATCCGGCCACCGCGGCATTCCCGAACACTCCTGCGCCGGGCGGGCATCTGGGTGTCTCTCGCACGCGTGCCATCCCGATCCGCGGCTCCCTTTTACCTTGAGGAACAAGGAAGTCAACGCCACTGGCGCGAGGGGCCCCGCAAGCGATCGAGACGGCAACCCTGCTCATGGTAGCCGAATCGACGCGATCGGCCCGGCCGCCAAAACGTCGATCAAGGCGTTGCCCTCGAACCAGTGGCTGTGATCCTCGACCGCAAGCGGCCGACGCGAAAAAACAGCCTCCGGCTTCGCTCCCAACGCCCTCAAGTGCCAGCGCCATCTCCTTTGCCCGGGAATCGTGCAGATGATGGAGACGCAAGCCGCGACCGCCCTCAGCTTCTCGCACGCTTCATGGATACACGATTGCCGGCAGGCAGGCCGGATTGACAATGGGACTCGGCCCGCTGAAACACCGCTGGATAGCACCGAAGTCGTCCTGGTCGACGTCGCCGTCCTTGTCGAAATCGGCTTCAGCGCACTGGCCTGCGTAGGGAATACTGGGCCCCGAGGCACAGGTTGCGAAGGTCTGCATATCATCGATGTCGATATCGCCGTCGCCGTCGAAGTCGCCATGGGTGTACTCGATCGCGCGATAGTTGTAGAGCTTTGTCACCTCGCTTGCCGAAAGCACGCGGCTAAGAATACGGAGGTCGTCGATCGAGGCCTGCGTGTAGTCCCCCCCCTTGTGACCAAGCTCGGCATTGGTCAGAGCAACAACCGTCCAGAGCGACACACCGCCGTGGGCGGAGTCCGGGGCGCCGTCGAGGTAGAACTTCCAGATCGGATTTGGGCTTCCGCTGCGTGTGAGGGCGATATGATGCCAGGTATTGTCGGCGCATGTCCCTGTTGAGGCGATCTCGACCGGTATTCCCCCCGAGTTGTCGAGCCCGAACGTTCCGTTGCCGTTGAGGCGCAGCTCCAGATTGTTCCCGGCCGCACTGCCCAGGATCACGATGCGCTTGGCGCCAGCCGCGGTCCATTTGACCCAGAGAGCCATGGTCATGTCGCCACTGAGCGACATGGAGAACGAGTCGATCGTACCGTAATCGTCTATTCCGTCGAACGAGAGCGCGTTGCCAATCTTGCCTGACGTCCAGGTCGGGCCATTGACGAGCGTCACGGTATTCCCGTTTCCGGTTGCATCGCTCGCGGAATCGCCCGACGACCCGTCCAGCCTCCACCAGCCGACCAGACCGGTCGTGATGTCGGCAACTGTGAAAGAAGCGCTCTTCACGCCACTCGCTGTCAGCCCCGCCTTCCAGGCTCTGGCCTTGAGTGTCCCGGGCACCGGGACGGACACCGTGCCGCCGGAGGCCACCATCGGGCTTGATTCCATCGGGTCGGTGCCGTCCATCGTGTAACGGATTGTGGCGCTCGCCGTCGAGCAGGTCACCGTCACGTCCACGATGCTCCCGTCATAACCCCCGCCATCGGGGCTGAACTCTGGCGTGGCGACCGCCACTTGCGACGTGTAGGTGGCACTCTTGATGCCGCTCGCCGTCAAGTCGGTTTTCCAGGCCTTGGTCCTAAGCGTTCCAGGGACCGGCACCATTACCGTGCCGCCCGAAACCACCGTCGGACTCAACTCCGTTGGATCGGTGCCGTCAATCGTGTAGTGGATGGTGGCCCCCGCCGTCAAGCAGGTCACGACCACGTTGACGCTGCTGGCCCCAAACACTCCGCCGTCGGGGTTGAATTCCGGCGTGGTGACCGGAGCAGAGTTGTACAGTTCGTTCACGTCACTGGCCGAGAGCGCACGGCGGTAGAGGCGCACCTCGTCCATCTGACCATAGTAGAAGCTGCCATTCGACCCACTGTTGCGGCAGCCCATCTTGGTCGAAGTGTAATCGGGGGCCGAACCACCCGACGCCCCGACAAGCACCCCGTCCACGTAAAGTGAGTAGGTCGTGCCCGAGCGGGTGACCGCGGCATGGTGCCAGTTGTTGTCATTCATTCCCGTGCCGGAACTCACTTCTGACGCCGGGCCGCCCTCATTGTCAATGCGGATCGTGCCATTGCTCGGATTCGCCACCAATTGCAGGCCGGCAGTGGTGGGATTCTGCTGCAAGGTAATCGCCCTCTGGTTGCTGGGTCCCGTCGGAAACCGCAGCCAAGCCATAAGGGTCAGATCCCCCGAGACCGCCGCACCGCCGATATCAACCCGATCGTCCGAACCGTCGAAACTCAGCGCATACGGGCCGACCCTCGCGCTGCTGGTCCAGGTCGGTTCGTTCACCAGCGTGCCGTGATTGCCAGAGCTGCTGGAATCGGCTGCAGTCGTTCCGAAACCGTCGTCCAGCCTCCACCAACCGACTAGGCCGGCCGTGATGCTGAGCGGCTCATAGAAGGCGCTCTTCACCGCGCTCGCCGCCAAGCCGGTTCTCCAGGCCTTAGCCTTGAGCATGGCGGGCAGCGGCACGGCCACCGAGCCGCTCAAGGCCACTGTCGGGCTTGACTCAGTCGGGTCAGTGTCGTCCAACGTGTAGTGGATCGCAGCCCCCGCCGTTGCGCAGGTCACCATCACGTTCACGCTACTCGCCCCTTCATACCAGCCTCCGTCGGGACTGAACTCTGGCGTGGCGACCGGAAGCAGTGTGTAGGAGGCACTCTTGAGCGCACTGGGGGCCAAGCCGGTTTTCCAGGCTTTGGCCTTAAGCGCGCCCGGCAGCGGCACCGTCACCGTGGACCCCGAGGTCACCGTCGGGCTTGATTCCGTCGGATCGTCGCCGTCCAGCGTGTAGTGGATGGTCGCATCCGCCGTCGCGCAGCTCACGGCCACGGTCACGCTGCTGCCTTCATGCTGTCCACCGTCGGGGCTGAATTCTGGTGTGGCGACCAGCACGAGGTTGCGAAGTTCGTTCACGTCGTCGGCGGACAGCGCGCGATTGTAGAGGCGGAGGTCGTCCATGGTGACCTTCGTGTAATCCGAGTCCTTGTGCCCCAGGATGGGCCGCCCCACCGCCACAACCGACCAGCCCTCGACGCCGCCGAAGACCGAGTCAGGGCTGCCATCCAGGTAAAGCGTCCAGGTGGGATTCGGGCTTCCGCTGCGGGTCACAGCGATGTGATGCCAGAGATTATCGGCGCACGACCCTGCCGACCACGACTCGGTCGGGATTCCTCCTGCATCCTCAAGCCCGAACTTCCCATCCGATCCCCTGAGACGGAGCTCCACATTTTTCCCCCCCTCCTCGGCGATCAGGATCACGATGCGCCCGTCATTAGTCCCGTCAAACTGGACCCAGAGGGCGATGGTCATGTCGCCGCCAAGGGATTTGGACAGAGGCGTGTCCATCGAGCCTGCATCGTCCATCCCGTCGAATGACAGCCCGTTGTTGATCATACCCGGCGTCCAGGTCGGGCCCCCCGTAAGCGTCAGGTTATTGCCGTTGCCGGTTCCGTCGCCCGCGACCATGCCGGTTGACTCATCCAACGTCCACCAGTCGACCAGTTCGCTGGCGATATCACCCCTTGCATCCTGCCCGGTGACGAGCAGGAGCGCGGCTGCGCTCGCCGTAACCAGCACCGTTCGCCGCAACTCTGATCTCAGGATCGTCATGGCTGAGTTTGTTCCTGGCATGGACGGGATCCTCCTCCGCAGAGTGCACTGAGATAATGGCACCAGACGGACCGCAAAACCTCTCGTCTGGCGAGCTCATCGGCTCTACGCCACCTTCAATTTAGACTCCGGGGGGTATCGTGCAAGGCGGATTTGTTGCACGTTTGTCCAGTTTTGTTGGACTTATGTCAAATGGGGGCTTGGATCCTCACGGATTCCGAATATCATGCTGACATGCGTCACGTGGCGATTCTGGTCGAGACCTCCCGGGCCTACGGCCGGGGCCTGCTGCGGGGCATTGCCCGCTACAATCGCGAACGTGGTCGGTGGCACACCTACTTCGAGCCCCACGGACTGGATGATCCGCCCCCGGCCTGGCTTAGAGGCTGGAAGGGTGACGGCGTGATTGCGCGAATCGACAACCGCCGTATGGCCCGGGCCCTTCTCGCATTGGGCAAGCCTGTCGTCAACCTCAGGGGAACCGTTCCGGGTCTGCCTTTTCCCTTTCTCGGGGCCGACAACGAGGCCGTGGCCCGCATGGGCACCGACCACCTCCTCGAAAGGGGCTTCATTCACTTCGGCTTCTGCGGTTTCGCACGCGGGTACCATCCGGGGTTGGATCACCGGGGCGAGTGCTTCCAGAGACTGATCGAAGCCGCTGGCCATCGGTGCGGCCTCTACCAACAACCACGCAGCCCCGGCGGCAGATCAAGGCTGGAGAATGAGCACAGGCGGTTGGCTCGCTGGATCAGGAGCCTTCCCAAACCCGTGGGGATCATGGCGGCCAACGACGATCGCGGCCTGGCGGTTCTCAATGCGTGCCGGCGGATCGCAGTGAAAGTCCCTTACCAGGTGGCCGTTCTCGGCGTGGACAACGACGAGTACCTGTGCGGCCTATCAATCCCGATGCTCAGCAGCATCGACATCAACAGCGAGGAGACCGGCTATAAGGCCGCAGCCCTTCTGGACCGGATGATGTCCGGCCGAAAGCCGCCGCGCCGCATGCCCGAGATCAGGCCCAGCGCAGTGGTCGCCCGACAATCTACCGACGTACTGGCCACTGATGACCGGCGGGTCATCCAGGCCCTGGAGTTCATTCGGCAGAATGCTCGCCGGCCAATCAGTTCCCGCGACGTCGCGCGTTTCGTCGGCGTCTCCCGGGCGGCGCTGGGGCCTCGGTTCAAGTCCGTGACCCATCGCACGGTTGGCCAGGAGATTCGCCGCGTCCGACTCGACCTGGCCAAGGACCTGCTCGCGCGTTCGAACATGCCCATCAAGCGGATCGCGATCGAAACCGGCTTCAGCGCCGTCCAGTACTTGACCCGAGTATTCCAGGCTGCAACAGGCCAAACGCCCGCCTCATTCCGCCGCTCGCAGAGTGGTTGGCACGGCATGGAGCTCTCCCGGGAGTCAGCTGCCGAGTCGCCTACTCCATCTACCTGCCGAAGCTGAGCCGTACTCATGCTCTTTCACGACGTTGCTCGACGCGCGAAGATCATCCGCTTCTCGAGCTGAATGTCGTCACCGACAGCCCTTTCCAATGGCCAAAAACGCAGCGTAATGACCGGTCGTCGGTTCTGAAGTAGTGCGCCTCTACTACTCAAGCCGGCATGCTGATTTGCGCAAGTGCGTGATATCGAAAGACCGGCGTGCGTCATTCAGTGGTAGAATACCAGCTTCTACAGTTGGATGCTGTGGTTTGAATTCCATCGTTCACTTCCTTTTCAAGTCCTTGGTGCTCAGCAGGCTGTGAGTCTACCTCGTCCTGCGCCTGAGGCTAGGAGAGTCTGAGTTGCGTCACGAGTTACGTCAGAACGCCGTGGGTCTGACCCCTCAGCATCCCCAGCGGATGATGCGATCTGCCATAATGCTCATTCTTCTGCCCATCCTCCTTGCCGCCCTGACACCGCACACGTACGCCGACGATGCCCCGGGCCGCCTGATCGCGGCGGGTGAGCAGACGACCGATGGCCTCGCGACCGTTCACTACTTCTACGAGGGGGTCCGCCGCATCCAGGAAGTGGTCGATCCGTCCAGCCCAACCGGGACCGGCACGACCCGTGGCGAGTACGTCTACGGCCCGGACTACGTGGATGAGTTCGTCCTGCAGAGCTACTCGCTGGGCTCGGGCCAAGGCGACCGCCAGGCCAAGATGTACATGCTCCAGGACGCCAACTACAACGTCATGGCGTTGGTGAACGACACGGGCGGGGTGCTGGAGCAGTACCAGTGGGACCCGTACGGCACGCTCGTGAGCAAGCAGACGACCGCCTCCCCGGCACCGGTTAACCGCGTCGGCCATCAGGGCCTGTTCTTCTACCGTTTCGATGGCAGAACCGGCGGTCCGTTCACCACATCTCGTGCAACATCAATCTGTGTCCCCGTTCGGATCCCCCCTCGCACAGCGACGACCTCTCCAAGGGGTGATTCAATGGCCTCAGTCAGGCCGCGATAGGAGAAAGGAACACGGGGCGGTTAGGCCCAGATCGCCCTGTGGGTGCAATTACACCCCGAGTTCGCCTGCGACCGGGCCTGTGGATCGCCGCACGATGAGGGTCGGGGATACGGAGATCTGGCAGAAGGCCTCGTCCTCGGGAGGAGCATGCCGCGAGAGCCGCTCGGTCAATTCCCTGACGGCCATTTCGCCCAATGCCCGGGCGGGGAAACGGGCGGTCGTGAGCGGCACTTCGCAGAACCGGGCCCATTCGACATCGTCGAAACCGGTCACCGAAACGGCATCCGGAACGCGCAGGCTCCGCTCCCGGAGCATCCGCAGACCGCCAACCGCCATGTAGTCGTTCGGATACATGGCGGCCGTGAATCTTATCCCGCTGTCGAGCAACTGGCCCGTCTTCTCGTAGGCATCGTTTGGCGTCAATCCCGCCTCCACCATGAGTTCGGGATCGAAAGGTATCCCCGCGTGATTGAGGGCGTCGTGGTACGCAGCGTGTCGCCCGAACTTCTGAATACGGTGGAAGGGCTGTGAGAGGTAGGCGATACGCCGGTGCCCCAGGGCGATCAGGTGCTCCGCGACCAGGCGTGTGCCCTCATAGACCGAGGTCGTGATCCGGGCCGTCGGGTAGTCCTTGATGCTGTCCACGATGGAGATGACGGGTGTCCTGCGGCGCTGGAAGGCGCGGAGCAACGAGGTATTGGGGTAGGTTCCATCCTGGCTGCGGGCGATGGGGACAAGGATAAGACCGTCGACGCCGTGTTCCAGCAGCATTTGAAGGTGCCGAGCCTCGTCGCTGGGGTCGTCTCCGGTGACGCAGAGCATGAGCCGATAGCCCTTGGCGGCCGCAGTGCTTTCGATGCCGCAGACAATCTCGGCGAAGAACGGATTCTTGATGTCGGTGACCAGGA
Encoded proteins:
- a CDS encoding LacI family DNA-binding transcriptional regulator, giving the protein MPRKDIKPAVRLQDIAQEAGVSCATVSYALCGTRGVSTDTRKRILRIANRLGYIPNRQAAALRARRSMILGFLVTDIKNPFFAEIVCGIESTAAAKGYRLMLCVTGDDPSDEARHLQMLLEHGVDGLILVPIARSQDGTYPNTSLLRAFQRRRTPVISIVDSIKDYPTARITTSVYEGTRLVAEHLIALGHRRIAYLSQPFHRIQKFGRHAAYHDALNHAGIPFDPELMVEAGLTPNDAYEKTGQLLDSGIRFTAAMYPNDYMAVGGLRMLRERSLRVPDAVSVTGFDDVEWARFCEVPLTTARFPARALGEMAVRELTERLSRHAPPEDEAFCQISVSPTLIVRRSTGPVAGELGV